The Kwoniella shandongensis chromosome 8, complete sequence genome contains the following window.
GAGTGGGActtctccacctcaacctgaGGGTGGTATCTCAGTCCTCTTGAGCCATCACGTTGAGAGTGAGAATGTGATgagcaaggaagatgatgctgatataGTGCTCTGACCACACAGGTCTCCAACTTCGGAGACAAACACATCcaagagatgatcgatcaaAAAGTCCCTCTTCCCGTCGTCAACCAAGTCGACCTTCATCCATTCATGCGACATCCcgagatcgtcaagatcTGCGAGGacaacaagatcatccttGAGGTAGGTTCATCTCTTCCTACCGTATACAACAGATTCAAACTTTGTTTGACTCAATCTAAATGTGATACTGACATGATCTTTCTTCGCGTCTCGTCTTGCGTAGGCTTGGGGACCTCTCGCTAGAGCGATGCGATTCGATCATCCTTCACTCAAGAAGATTgcgcagaagaagggtaaagaCGTTGCTCAAATCATGTTGAGATGGGGTCTTCAGCATGTGCGTATAGTAGCTTCACTTCCTTATCGCCTCTACTACCCCTACTCGACCGTCATCCTCGCCCAAAGCTACTCGAATAAGTTTGTACTGATACTAACGCCAATGCTGTGGCACATGTAGGgcttcatcgtcattcccAAGACTGTTTCTCAAAAACGAGTCGTTTCCAACTCGCAGATCTTCGACTTTgctctcgacgacgaggagatgaaagaggtaAGTTGAGTCGCTGCGAAACATATTTGAGGTATGCGAACTAAACTGAATGCTGGTTGCGCTCGTTGTAGCTCGACGGATTGGACGAGTATCTCGTTACCGATTGGGATGTTGTTGATTGCGAGTAGAAAGGTCTTGTGTCTTAGAATACAACTTCGGAATGCATAGCAAAAGCACAATTTATGATACACGTCGACTTGGAGCAGCGTGTCGCGTTTTAGATATATACTACCACATAACAGCAGTGGAAGATATCATCACATTCGTCATAGCTACAACCATCTACAGAAGACATATCAACAGATAAAAACATAATATCATACAAACAAAGCAAGCTTGTGCACCTTGCCTAGTACACACGCTGGAGGTGACATCGCTAAACACTGCCTCCTCCTGGCGAACGAGCAACAAGAGGCGTTCTCTCCCCGGGCAGTCgctgttcctcctcatcttcctcgtcctcgagtCTCACTCTGCGCATGAACAATCTGGCTGTAGCAGATCGGAATGCCATCCCCCAACTATTCATATAATCTCGAACTGAATGACCACCACCTTCGTTTTCGTTTGTGTtgtcatcgtcctcgccaCCTTCGGTCGGAATGGTGGGAGCCGAGACGGGGGTGAGTTTCGATCCTTGAAGACTACCGCCAGGCGGGAGAGTCACGTCTGCACGACATGTAGGGCACTGCAAAAACAGTCGAAACCTCATCAGTGCTTGCGCTATGACACGAGGACAAAGAACCTCTCTGAATATTTCcacgccaactcaccagctTCCTCCATTTCAATAACCACTCATCGCACTCATCCTTGTGAAAGACATGCCCACAAGGCAGTATCCTGACCACATCACCTTTCGCGAACGAATCCATACAAATCGCACATTCATCTTTTGAGAAATACTGTCTCTTCACCCTcgttttcctcttcttcgagggTCCCGAAGCGGCATCGGAAGGTGGAGCAGCGAGTGGGTCCGGGACGTCAATCGATAATGCTGGCGGGGTCCGAACTTCGTCTGGCGAaattggtggtggaggtggtaagTTGTCGGCGATGCTTGAGCTTGTACGAGGAGGATCATCGTGATCGTGTACACCGGCGTTCGGAGAAGTGGGTTCGACGACCGGGCTAAGGAGTATTGATCGATCAGAGGACGAATCGTCTTTCTCCCAAACGATATCCGGTGTCCAGATTCGCTCGGGTAGTGAAAGCACGACAAGCGGTGGTGCTCGATCGGCTTCACGTTGGCTAAAGGACGCCCAGAAGCTGGATTGTCAGCGAAATTCAGAGAAGCCAGTCAGACCGGTGATTGTGCTCACCGTGCTACACGGAATCGATGGACCGCGATGGTGGCAAGCAAGAATAACGATGGCATGAGAAGTGCGAACGAGAGCAGGCTTGTCAGAGCGCTGTACAAGTATGGTAAGACCTATCAGCCATAATTCTGCGGCACTTTGCCTTGACCAGTTGGATGACAGTCGCTCACCTGCTCTCGTCTGAACCCTGACTGATATCGACCCATATACCTCGACCTTCTGGTCGACCAGAATCTGTCCCGTTCGCTATCAAGTCCTTCAAGAAGAGGTACGAAGCCCGGGAGACGAACACTGACGGGATGAAGATCTCTTCGGTGTCTTCTGTGGTAGAGCGTCAGCAGCGTCCATAAATGTCTCGTATGACCAAGGATCTCGTCCCCTTTGAAGCTACTACAACTTTAGAGTCACGAGCCATCTCAACTTCGAGACAGAAGCACCGCAATGAACTAGTCCTCCACCGATCTCCGACTAGCGTGAAGTGACACAGGATGTGACAGCCGCCTGCGTATACTCACCTGGTGAAAACATCGTTATCAagctctccctccttcgtccttcctcatccGTCTCCCCCAATCTTAGTTGCGAATCACCAACAATCACCCCCGCCGCACCTCTATCCTGCGCTGCTCTGACTTTCGTCGCGAAATCgcaccctcctctctctaCAAGTGCTATCGTATATGGCGGAGTAGGCGGTCTGCCTCTCCTATTTAGAGGCGAGAGAGGCGGAAGACATGCTTTGTCGTtaggtgggggtgggggtggagATGGTGTagaagttggagatgaaGGGACAGGGAGGGAATGAAAGGGTGTCAAGTAGCCTGAGAGAGGTAAGAGGGGGATAGAGAGATGGGAGGGGAAAGCAGCAGGTCGATGGGGTAAAGTATAGTTTGTAGGATTCGAAGATGGATCATCGTTGATCTGAAGCATCACAACACACAAGCGCAAGTATGTATATATCAGTGTCAACATTTCATGAACTTCGTGCTGAAGCGAGCTCACGTAGACTACGACATtcccttcaccacccatAGCTAACCATCGTGCTAACCATCCTTGTTCTGCCGACGTCCTCGGGACATTCCCATAATCCACCTGTCTTATACCGAAATCATCGTAAAAACCAATTTGTTCCGCTGAATATCTTGTCGCCACCTCCTCTTTATCGTAAATAGGTCGATCGGAATGCTCTTTGAGTACTTCTGTTGttggagagaagacgatTGTAGGCGTTGGTAGGACGATACCGCTAGTGGAGAGTGTGAGGGTGGCGAGTGTAACCAGTACAAGGGGGTATGGGGATAACATCCCCGTTTTTGAGGATACgcgtctttcttcttccaaacttttcgatcagctttgacaacTAGTCGTATAATGATGATAGGGAAGAAGATAtatgagatcgagatcgagtgaATCAATTGCTGAAAGTGTGAATGAATATAGGTAGCACCATAGGAATTAACGTTTCGTTGTGAAATGATGGTCGGGAAGTCGTCATCGTGACAACCGGTAACTTAGCCTAGTAAAGTGGCAATACAACTAAGTGCCTGCAGCTACCAGGACGATGGTCATCCAAACGTTCTCGACACTGTCTTGATGCGAGTCGGTGCAACTCAGCAGAACTGACATTGGTTGTCGGCTGTACACTCAGTGATAGCATTGCAGTGCATACTTTGATCTTTAACCAGTCCTTTTACCATATACCACATATACTGAAACTAGACGAGGGGAATGCGCAAAGGAAACGCGCTCTATAATTACGGGAAAACGATCTGTACATACTCCTcctcgctccttcctctaCACATTCTACCGCACCTCCTAAATCTTATTGGTCCAAAGACTCCCTCGCTACTGCCTTCTCGCCAGCCGAAGGAGGGTGGTCAAATACGACATCACCTTCTGGTGCACCTGGAGCTGTTGTCAGAGCTCGATTGAGGctcatcctcttcaatccctcctCGATCCCATTTTGTTCGTTCGTGACAGCCGCCTTGTCGGTGTGGTTCTCCACACCTGTCGTCAGAGTCTGAGTCTCAGTCGCACCCGCGGCCGCTGCACCTGTAGCGACGGCTGCAGcagcacctccaccaacactgGACGAtttctcttcatcaccttGAGGAGTGTTCTTGCCGGATTCAACGACGTGACCGGTAGCCACAGCTCCGGGTGCGGGAACGAGACCGTCAACAGCAGCCTTGATACCGTTTCCAGCAGGTGGGACCCATTTCTCGCCCTTGTCGTTGACTCGAGAACCGTCGGGAGCAATGTGACAGAACCTAGGTAGGGTGATTGACACGTCAGCATTACCGTTTGCTATAGCTATAGCGGAAGTCTAAGCATCTACTCACTCGGTAAGTGTTTGCCAGTACACCTTGTGGTTGAATTCAAAGTTGTTGTCACCACCAAACTCGGCATCGAGTTGAGATGCAGGGCAAAGTTCCACCAATTTAGGGTTGAATCGGATCTGAACACGAGTGCGACGTCAGCACGGGTACCACCTATGACTGGACAAGGGCGCCGTCACACATACCTTGTCTCGAGTGATAGGATccaggaagggagagatacCGGTGAAGAACGCGTTGATCCACCATCTGAGCCGACGAGCAGGTTGACATCAGCTACGTCGCCTGGAACCAAACGGACTCTGCTAACTCACGGCATGTTCACAACAAGACCTCGACCGAGACGCTCGACATAGTGATTCTGCAAGACATGGAGCACCTTTCGAGCTGTTCCGACGGACGGGGTAGTTTGAGAGGTAGCAGATTTATACTGCACCGATACGTCAGCTTGGACTTGGACGATTTAGTCaagatcatcagctcacatcAACGATGATGGCAACCTGCTCCTGTCCAGGGGGCATGAAGTCGAGAGCTCGTTCGCTGCGATCGCAACGGTATGAGCTTCACGCGCCGACATTTACAGAGCTGTAAGTCATCAAACTCACAGATGGTAGATCAAATGTCTGATCTGTCTCGGGCTGACTTCGGTGTTCTCCCTTCCAGGACGCAAGTACAAGACTGGCCTTCCGTCGAGATCGAATCCGTTGAGGATGCTACGATACATGAAAATACACCAACGGTCAGCTATCTATACCTTGCACAGCACCAGAGTCGAGTCTTGGGATTGATAACATTGACAAGAGAACCCTAACATGTCACTTACATCTTGCCGGTCTCAGCTTCGACAGCGACATCTCCAGGCTCGATAAGCTCTGGCTTGtactctcttctccattccAAGGTCcccttgatcctcttcttcgcgtCTTCAAACTTCCATTTGGCCGCTCGCATATATCGAGGGTGAGTTCCGGGATCAGCGAGGAACCGTTGTTCCCATGGGTAATATGGGTCGGATTCTGGCAAAGCGAGGGTTTTGGTGTACTACGCGTGCGTAGCATTAGCTCGCGTCgatgcgaagaaggagtacAACTAAACGTACCTCTTTGAGTTGCTCGATCTGTTCCAAGAATCGCGTGATCAAATGGTTAGCTTAGTGCTCACCCCGCGTAGGGAGAAACGCGATAAGCGACATCAACATACCTGCTTCAACTGATGTTCATCATagttccacttcttcttgacgGAAGATTCTGATGAGGGGATAGTGAAGATATTGCTGTTCTTTTCACCTCCATTCGCGACGGGTCCATCTGCACCTTTGATCTTGTtgagggaagaggtggaagatgaggccGATTTGGtggagcgagagaagaatgaCATGGTGGTTGCTAGTGGTGTTGATGATCTAGTAACAATAGAGAAGAATGAAACGAGGAATCTATCTCTGTCCTTTTGGTTGTGAGACTACCCAAGGTGACTGTATGTATATATCTTATATAAATTCTTTTTCAGGATCAGAGCCAGAGAGCGCAATGAGTGACGAAGTCTATTATCAATCAATTGACCATCCATCAGAGCAGATATAGACCTCCTTGACCGAGCAAAGTTATCTCGGCATGCATTCCcactctccactcctcctcctcactcgGTCATCGTTCTCAGGTCTCAGCGTGCAGTGGAAAAAGCATGACAAGCAATTATGACGAGGGGGAGCCGTGGGCcgagatttgatcccgttgaTAAGCAATATACACACTGTCATTGTGATACATTGCCACATCATCCCAAACTGCCACAAATGTCACGAACAGATCACTTTCCACTGTGCCCCGcttctcactcgctcactaCCTCGCCTGCTCGCTCACTACCCTCAGGGGGTCACTCATCATCACACCTCATATACATATCAGATTCACATCCACATTCTACTacctcacacacacacacctaCCCACCCAACATGTCCATCGAAAACCTCACCAtcaacgacgaggagatcccTGCCGGCGCTACCGTCGACATCCAATCTCGACCTGAACGAAAAGCCCGAAAGGCTCTCGAAGGTCTCGGTCTCAAGCGTGTCCAAGGTATTCAACGAGTCACCCTCCGACGACCCAAGAAcgtccttctcgtcgtcgccaACCCCGAGGTTTACAAGGCTCCCGGATCAGATTGTTACATCGTTTTCGGAGAGGCAAAGCTCGAGGACCCCAACTCTGCCGCTCAACTTCAGGCTCAGGCTCAGCTCGCTGCTAGCTCGCAGGCTGCCCAGAAGGCTCATGCGCAAGGCGGTTTCAAGGAGGGTGCTCCCAAGTCTTTGGAGGACTTgatgggtggtgatgagtgagtgaaaaACGAGCGAGAAGACTAGCAGTCGCGAGGAGACGAGCGACAGCGAGTCTTTGAGCGTCGGAGGTTGGAAACACGAAGACGATTTGCTGACAATCTGATATcgcttccctttcttcctttGACTCCACTTACACcttttcttcatcctccactcACTCTTTGTCCTCTGCTCGATCGCACTGGTCGACCTTAACCATCTCCACCGCTTTACCACGTATCCCTACCGCGCAGCGCTCCCGCCCTCGAGGAGTCCGCCGACGGTGCCGAGAAGCCCGCTACCGCCGAATCCGGCTCCGACGTCAAGATCTCCGAAGAGGACGTCAACCTCGTCGTTGCTCAGACTGGTGTTTCCGAGGACAAGGCTAGGGAGGCTCTCAAGGCTGAGAACGGTGATCTGATCAATGCTAGTGAGTCCACCTCCTACCATCTGACCTCGTTCCAGATCTTGACTGATATGGGTTCGATCGTTAGTCATGAGACTCGGATAAATCACTCGATAGAGTAGAGCGAGAGTGATTGAGCGACAAGAGGGTAAGTTGTTTGACTTCATGGTCCGCCTCATAGAGTGAATAGCTGACTTCTAGTCCGATTGCAGAACTGTAACCTCatggagggaagaggacgaaAATGAGGCATGTTTGTAGAAAGAGCTAAAACGCATGAATTTGCTTTCTCGATAGGCAGGCGATCTGGGGGGCACACTGTTGTCACTGTCACTTTCGCAATCTGTAGAACATCGATTGTCCCAACCGTTGTCGGGGCTGTTAAGGTGCTGTCAAAGATCAATCGAAAGTGAACAGTAGGAAGATCAAGTCCAGGATCATCCCTACGCTTGAGAATCTGGACCATTTACGGATGTCACAGTGACGAGTATATCTGTCACTCACTGTGCTGTCGATAACAGCCGGTTGCAGACGGGGTATAAGATGATACATAAATGATGTGTTTGGTATAGGGTTCATCCGCCAGGCGAGGCGATCTATGCGGCTGCTTCTTGTCTTTGTTGGCTGTGGAACTGGAGCGAGAGCACTATCAGCATGACAAGTCCTAGTAGCAGAGACAGATATCTCGTTCGTCTCGTCCGCGCCAGTAAGGCGAGCCGTAAAGGACTGTCGAACTGAGGAGCAGAgcaagagaagggagaaacACGCGACTCACAATATCTTTCAACTGTCCATTCGCCTCATCGAACTGCTTCTCGAGGTATTTGGCCTATACAACAGCACAGTCCATCAGCACCTTTCTTTGCGAATTTCAAGCACGCTCTGAGCGAGGAGTTACACCCACCTTCTTGGTCAAGTTTGATATTTCCTCAGTCAGTGATTTGTCTAATGTTGAATGTTCTCTGTTGATCTCTTCTCGCGGTTGCTCGATGAACCTATACGCAGGGAGCCATGTCAGCTGGCAAGCTCAATTACCGTGCAGGGACAGCTTTAGCAAATGGTGGCATATCTGCACAACGGGTAAGGAAACACAGAGCACAGAGCGCCATACGAATACGCGATCGCCGTTGGACTTGCTAATCTGACATAAAAGAAAGCGGGAGAAGAATAGCAAGACTCACATCTTGCCGACGCCCTTGTACATCTTGTTCTCCTTTGCTTCCGGTACAGTGCCCAATTCTCTCACTGTCAAAGTgaggatcttcttctccttctccttcgagGCGATCTGAGCTCGGACGAGCGATAATTGCTTCTGAGCTGAAATGGCCTGGAGACGGGTCAAGATTGGTTCGTgggagtgagtgttgtaGTGACAGAGTGAGCGGGTAAGTGTTTAGGTTCATGACATGGTCAGCTTTGGCCGAGTAGATTGCACAGGTGTACTAACCTGATTTTGTATTTGAACCAGGATCTAAAGTAAGGCAAAGTCAGCGAAAGCTACAACAGGGTGAATCGGACAacttagctcaccttccgcAGCGTATCGTCTGAGAGGTTGGACATCTTGCTGACTATTTCAAAATCGAAACCTTTGCAGTGTTTGACTCGTTGTTGAATGTGCAGCCAAAGTCACcatgaacatgaacatgaacaaGTCAAGAAGTCGAGAAACGCGACGAACAACCGGAGTGAGCGAGAACGGGATTTGCTTCCGTCGTTCGTCGTTGAAATCAAGTGTTGCCACCGACTTTAAACATCATTTCATCATTGATCTTACAACTTTCTCGACGACTCCGCTATTCTTTGCTGCACCTACACTGTCAATCTGAAACGGTCCACGACCTCGCGAGATCTCAGAACACGCATCGCACGCATAACTTCGCAAGATGGGAAAAGCAGAAGCGGGAAGTACAAAGGCGATAGCGAACGCTATCAAGGCGAAGGGTGAGCTTCCGTTTTCTTATGACCACGTGAAAGagacaagctgacttgttctTGGTAGGTTTGGGAAGACTGCGATGGTATTGTCAGGTCTGTGAGAAGCAATGTCGTGATGAGAATGGtttccaggtgagtgcggtctGCTCGACTCTACACCtgtcctccttctgcatCCCTCAGCAAAGACTGCCTCGTGCTTTCTAGCGTTTCCCTTTACATTGTCAGCGGTATGCTGCAATCGTGCTGATTCAACCCTGCTCTAGGCCCACTGTCGATCCGAGCCACACATGCGTAAAATCATGCTCGTCGGACCCAAAGCCGGCAATGCAATCTCTGAATTCTCCCGTCAATTCCAATACGAtttcgtcctccttctccgaacGCGACATCAGACGAACCGAGTGCGTGCAAACGCAGTGTACAACGAGTATATCCAGGACAAACATCATGTTCATATGAATTCGACGAAATGGGTCACGTTGAGTGGGTTCGTGCAGACGCTTGGGAAAGCGGGTATTGtgagagtggatgaggacgagaagggGATTTGGGTACAGTGGATTGATAATCGGCCAGAGACGTTGTCaaagcaggtgagtggcgCTTTCGGAACGGGATCTTGCATTTTGGGTCTTTGCGAATGCAAGAGCTGTTCCATCAGGACAAGCACTGATTTTGTTCCTACTTCCACCAGGCCGCACTGCAAAAACGAGATCGAGCAGAGATGGACGGCGAAGAGCGCGAACGACGGATGTTGGAGGACCAAATTGCGCGAGCGAAAGCTCAACTAGGCGACCAAGAGGACCAGAACGTCGGATTacagaagaaagaaggggagaaaaTCACACTGAATCTATTCGGTACACCGTCCGACgctgaagtggagaagaaaccCGACCTTCCAGCGGACGACAGCGCCAATTTAGCGACAGAGGCCGGACCTTCAAACACTTCGACCGCACCAGCGTCCGCAGCGGCCAAGCCTACATTCTCATTTGGATCATTTtctacaccatcatcatcggctCCCAAACCCCTTGTTAATCCACTCAAAAGACCAGCCCCCGTCAACGTCTTCAAAACAGCCAGTGCGAAATCTGCAAAgacagatcgagaagattcGTCCAGTCTTCATGGTCATGGAGGAAAGCAATTTGTTAGCGAGGCGGAGAGattgatgaaggaggatctggcgaggaagagtaGAAATAATGGCGGAGGCGGGGGTCAGTCGCAGGGTTATAGAGGGATGGGACCCAGTCGAGGCGGTAGATAGGACGGGTCGGTCGATTTTATGTGGCGACTGACGGTTCAGGGAGCAGAACATCTATGGTCACAGTTACGATTTGTGTTGTATGCGAAGGTCATATAGAGACCAGAACTGCCATGCTTCAGTTCCTTATCGCGTGAACCGTTGCACGGAACACCTGGAAGACTGAGACACGTTGCACACACCATCCAAACAATTCATCCACTCCTATTTACACTACTGGTCCCAAATTTTGTGCACTGCCCAATACGACCACTGCCACACAACCACCGAACCCTCAATCCTTCACACCTCCGTTGAAAGCCTTATTCACAATCCTTACCAGCTTTAGCCAGCCGTTCTCTGACATTACCCGACAGGTGTGAGGTCTAATTCCAGCTCAAGGGTGGCTGAAAGCGGTCTGATGAACGTTTCGTTTCCCACGTTGCCGTAAGAACAGGTCGATTGGCCGTATTCCAAAGGGCCCAACCTATAGGAGGGCTCTGCCCCCCTAAAGACTGTCCCGCGATAGTAGGCGAGGCAATGTTGAGTCTTGAAATAGGAGCGCACCTGAT
Protein-coding sequences here:
- a CDS encoding nascent polypeptide-associated complex subunit alpha, which codes for MSIENLTINDEEIPAGATVDIQSRPERKARKALEGLGLKRVQGIQRVTLRRPKNVLLVVANPEVYKAPGSDCYIVFGEAKLEDPNSAAQLQAQAQLAASSQAAQKAHAQGGFKEGAPKSLEDLMGGDDAPALEESADGAEKPATAESGSDVKISEEDVNLVVAQTGVSEDKAREALKAENGDLINAIMRLG